The following nucleotide sequence is from Mugil cephalus isolate CIBA_MC_2020 chromosome 18, CIBA_Mcephalus_1.1, whole genome shotgun sequence.
CGCGTCCAGGTTACAGATCACACAGTTTGACAGCCAGTTACTGCCCACAGCTGCCGGGATAAGTCTTCGTGACACGTAAGTCGACGCTTAGTGAATTGATcctaaactttttttatatGGCGATTTCTGGGAAGACTAGAACTTTAGACGCCATGCGGCAAAAGGCGTTTAAAATCCCCTTCGGAATAAACAGACCGACGATAATAccgtcttttttgttgttgtttttatttttattttttaaatgttttgctaCATCTTGCTTTCAAACTCGTATTTTATAGAAAACCATTTCCTCTCGGCAAATCCAGCCTAgaaaagtggttaaaaaaaaacatagtccTTAAAATAAAGTTAACACATCTAGTTTTTGTGGACTAGTCCTGGCTGTGGAGGGTTAACACAGAAACGTAAGATGAGTATCTAAGGGTGAGAGAAACTAGGTCTACAGGTTGTCACCCGTGGAGATAAGGCTGTCAGGTGGAGGTTGAACGTTTCCAGGTTTTGTTTCATATCTGccaaaataaaatcacactgTGCAGCAGCACGTCCGCAGGTGCACATTTCAACTCAAGGAGCCTTGACTTTTTCCATAACTTCATgccttttttatgtgtttatttatttattttgtgtcccTGCCTTTCAGCATCTGACCTGTGCGGAGTTGTGGCAGATGGTTAAGCAGCACTATGGGCATGATCTGGGCCTGAACCATGACGAGATGGAGAGTTTACAAATATCAGCAGAATCAAGCGCGCAGACCAGGTAAGCTCGCCCTTGCTCTCAACTTACCTGCGTTATGTAATATAATGTGTTGTATTCACCgggttgtttgtctgcagcctgaCGGCGAGGCCCGGCGGCGATGAAGGTCTCGTGAGAAACGAGCGGCCTCACTCCCTTCGTTTACCCGGGATGGAGAATCGGCCCCTAGAGGCATCCACACCTCAGGAGGAGGACTTAccttctcctctcagctcccAGAACTCACCCATTATggtattattgttgtttttgtttttcaccgtGTGACTTGTGTAAACTTTTACGACAGTTATTCGATCTCCTCTGTGCAGGATGACTCCCGCATCACACTCTCCCAGCGGCGCAGTCCTGCTCCTTCTCTGGACCGCCTCGCCCCAGAACGGGTTTCCAAGCGCTCCTCTCTATCTCTTGATCTCAACGCCAACGAGAATGGCGTGTCCGAGCAGAGCGGCTCTGAAAGCGTGGAGGAAGGTGACGGACGCAAGCGAGATGAACTGGACGATGCTTGAGCTTGTGCGTTTCCTgtttttgacgtttttttttttttttctctccctctttccttttcGCCTCATCAGACGAGCGAGACAGTCCCTCCCAGGCGGCGGGTCGACTGTACCTCAACAAAGTTTTCCACATCAGCGCCAGCAAAATGTTCGATCTGCTCTTCACGGACTCCGACTTCATCCGCAGGTTTATGAACATCCGCAAGATGACCAGTAAgccctttttattcttttttgagTCATTCCTAAAAACCTGTTCATCAGTTCAGACCAATCAAGGTTGCCTTGTACGTCACCAGATTCCAGCTTTACTCCATGGCAGAAGGACGCCTCTGGAAACAGGAAGCGGAGTCTGAACTACACAATAACCATCACCAACCCTCTGATTGGGAAGTTCTCCACCGCCACAGAGAACCAGGTACCGTCAATAGCAGCTTTTCgttacagttttttgcaaaatacaGCAATGTTTCTGTAATTTCAATAAAGTTCTTTGTAGTGCTTccgttgaaaggtgttttgcgaatgagctgtgactcttgtaaagtcttgtTTTGCGATATCTGAtgattctcttaaattctcgctTGcgcttttgcgataaacttttatattgatgcatctgaaaaaccacctcatgagagtgtaaaaaaagtttaagctttagatatttgagaggttttttgacatgtaggcgtttccattggggtaatggaaacacagcaaatacaGATAAACAGTAAACAGGTTTTTGTGTGAATTACTTCTCATTTATTTGGGCTTAATTTGTCTCTCAGACGCTGTACAAAGAATCCAGGGATGGCCAGTATTACCTCGTGGACTCAGAGGTGTACACACACGACGTTCCCTATCACGATTACTTCTACACTCAAAACCGGTACTACATCATTAGTAACTCGAAGAAGAAGTGTCGACTCAGGTgaggtgttttttatttgttttgtttttaatctttcgACTTTTCTTGTCACGATTGTCTGGAGCTGGAAACATGTTATGTGCCTTCAGGGTGTACACCGACGTGAAGTACAAGAAGCAGCCGTGGGGACTGGTCAAGTCCTTCATCACCAAAAACTCGTGGAGCGGCATACAAGATTATTTCAGACAGCTGGGTGAGCAGAAAGCCTCGTCTGCACCGCCGTGGAGGCAGAAGAGAGcgcttctttgtcttctttccttagcctgtgatttattttatctgatcTGATATAAACTGTTTCCTCCAACACACAGCAGGGAATCATGTTACATTAGCACTTGCAATAAGCAGAAGGGGAGTATATGAGGGTATACTGCCAGCCTGACTCAAACCGAAGTTGCTTTATTTTAGGAGCGAAATGCATTAAGCTTCATGCATTCTTAAAAGGTTTCTCGTTTCCCTCGAAGCGGACACGCTTTCCTTTCTTGTACATTTTCTGCTGGGTTGACCGTGTTCTTCCTTTATTTCTGAcccatatttgtgtgtgtgatgatactacacagaggcagagctgctggaggaggaagcggagaTGAACCAAGGCGGGGGAGAGTCGGGTAAAATGGGTGGCCTCCGGAGGCGGAGGCGAACTTACAGCCGGACTCTGCCGGAGCACATCAAGCCCAGCAAGCAGTACGGCCAAGACCCTGATCAGCACAGAGATGGCAAAATGGGTACAGGCGACTTTAAAGAGATAGATTCATGTTtttgaaaatgcaaaatgctactTGGTTAAGGTTTTCTGATTTTATATATAAGTGTGAGTAATGAACTAAGTGTAATGGCTAATaagattcatttaaatgcagccaGCTCTCTCACATCTCTTATCACTACTGGAAATTGCAGGCATCATTGTAGGTGGGgctgttttttgtcttgttggGTCATTGCCTCGGACACACTCAGATAATCGCAATATTTATATCTTAGATTCATgcaaaacagacaggaaatgtcTTGTAATGCTGTAAACGTgtgaaaaatgttgcatttaattgATCTGTGCTGTTGCATTTCAGGCCCCGTAGAGATGAAAGGCCCGTACGGGTGGACTATTACTTCGATAGTGGCTGCGATGAGTGTGATGTAAGTCGACAACCTGAGAACACATGATATGGGTTGTTTTGCGTACAATTCTTTTGCCCACACCCTTTTTTCTTACCTCGATTTTTTTAGCTTGCTGATTCTGACGATGCTGAACCTGGGGCTGTTCTTCAAGCTGTGGGCCATGGAGGACGTGGCGCACCGCATGTACCTCAGCACAAAGCATCGGATGAGGGAGAGGAGCGAGGCCAGGTCAGACGACGACAACGACTCTTCAGCCTTTAGCATTGTTCATAGAAAGTTTTGTGTGTGAGGACGGGAGGAAGGGAGTCTGCCTTCCTCCTTATTTTTgtctggcatttttttttgtctggcaTTTGCGCAGCCCACATATCGTACATGAGAGCTCTTGCTCTAATGACTCACTGCGCTGAAACTAGCTCTTTATCAGACTCTGCGAACACGGTTATGTAAGAGACATCTTACATCAGACGCTTACCGACATGAATAATATGAATAACGGTCTTCTGTCTGTGTCGTTTGACAGCTTGGCTGCTGAATATGGTCCGAAGCCGGGGCCGGGGTACGGAGCCAGAGAGGACCTGCACCTGCTAAAAACTGTGCTGCAGGACTCCATTAACCTTTTAGAACAGGTGGGTTATTTGAGCTCGGGGTCTATTTGTGGAGGTGgcgcacatgaaaaaaaaaaaaaacgtgactgACGTCCACAGTTAAATGTGCAACGctgcatcttttcatttttataaggTTGAGTGGCTGAGTTGGTTTGCGATGAGAAACTCTGAGCCACGCAAGCGAACAAGCTGCAGAGCAGGTTGAGCTCCGGGTTTAAGGaagtttttatcattttctcaACTGGGTACTTTTTAGTGGGTTAAATGAGGAACTGTAGATGGGCAGATACTGCTGACAGTTTCATGCAAATAGTCCGGCACTATACATAAACCATGTGACATGGCAGATTAAACCATGATACGCGACTTTTATCAAATCGACACTGGAAGGTGAATATTGTTGCCTGCTGGTGCACGTTGACGCCCATACGCGGTGTTTTCAGTCACAACTTTCATCAATTAAATTCATACCTCCACGGTTTAAAAGCCCGAAGCAGGTGTTCAGGCCGCTGAATCcgtttttctcttctcctctctccacagCTCCGCAGCTCCCTGGTGTTGCTGCAGCAGAACTTTGCCATGGCCAATCGAACGGCGGCACCGCAGTGATGCAACTCCCGGGCCCTGTGGAGTGGAAAAACGACTGATCTGCCTCTCAGGAAGTCTGGTGCACACAGGATGTTGCCATGCGGACGTCCCCAGAACACTAACATGCCCGTGTGTTGCCAGGGGTTAAGCCTCCTAAAGCCCACGGTGAGGCATCAGGTGCTggggtgttgtttttttctttaaaaccgCAGACTGACTGCTGGGAGGACAGAGTTACATCAGAGCTTAGATTTCTGTTGGGTGCTATCGTCAGCTCCCACAGCCGACTCCTTATTCTTCTCACTCTTTTCTTAAATTGAGGCATTGGATTTCAGCGACGTCTTTCCTGACCTTGCTTTATTATAGTTTAATGAGCCCTGTGCCACGGGGGATATTGTAAATACATTTGCAGGAATCATTTAACAGTTTTGAGAAAGTGAAtcaatattatttaaaacttctcatttgcacatattttaattttttttttttttttgcacttttattttaat
It contains:
- the gramd1c gene encoding protein Aster-C, with the protein product MDASKVTEEQMDEVSIPSVVGSDDITDDTTSLGEQMWSSNEEDSSDPQGQCLAAPQTPLPNYKQRFEEFKKLFKEVPETEILLVDYPCALQRDILLQGRLYLSENWVCFYSNVFRGTKITLNLKDITTMTREKTARLIPNAIQICTAAEKLFFTSFSAREKSYQGIFRMWQNVLLEKHLTCAELWQMVKQHYGHDLGLNHDEMESLQISAESSAQTSLTARPGGDEGLVRNERPHSLRLPGMENRPLEASTPQEEDLPSPLSSQNSPIMDDSRITLSQRRSPAPSLDRLAPERVSKRSSLSLDLNANENGVSEQSGSESVEEDERDSPSQAAGRLYLNKVFHISASKMFDLLFTDSDFIRRFMNIRKMTNSSFTPWQKDASGNRKRSLNYTITITNPLIGKFSTATENQTLYKESRDGQYYLVDSEVYTHDVPYHDYFYTQNRYYIISNSKKKCRLRVYTDVKYKKQPWGLVKSFITKNSWSGIQDYFRQLEAELLEEEAEMNQGGGESGKMGGLRRRRRTYSRTLPEHIKPSKQYGQDPDQHRDGKMGPVEMKGPYGWTITSIVAAMSVILLILTMLNLGLFFKLWAMEDVAHRMYLSTKHRMRERSEASLAAEYGPKPGPGYGAREDLHLLKTVLQDSINLLEQLRSSLVLLQQNFAMANRTAAPQ